Proteins from a single region of Crocosphaera sp. UHCC 0190:
- a CDS encoding esterase-like activity of phytase family protein, which produces MPQVRAEQRLFPSLSLEFLGEYQLPKQIFQETAVGGLSAITYNRQIDRFYALSDDRSQKAPARFYTLKIDIAPTDDKPGKIQAVTVEDVTFLKSPSEKTYAPQTIDPEGIALSPRGTVFISSEGAINKDIAPLIGEFDLKTGQIQQQVPLPQKYLPAKQPDESPRGVENNLGFEPLTISATSTLKDDPFRLFTATEASLKQDTADTPPVNIPVRLLHYVISPIGPPVLIAEHLYLLDETPKGALANGLTELLALPQEGTLLSLERTFGLFGHGAKLFQVVNSSASETSNIESFKEGIAGIKPLKKKLLLDLQELGIELDNLEGMTLGPRLKDGSQTLILISDDNFSPEQVTQLLLFQLR; this is translated from the coding sequence ATGCCACAAGTGCGGGCAGAGCAACGATTATTTCCCAGTCTTTCCCTAGAATTTTTGGGAGAATATCAATTACCTAAGCAAATCTTCCAAGAAACTGCTGTGGGTGGCCTATCTGCCATCACATATAATCGCCAAATAGATCGCTTTTATGCCCTCTCTGACGATCGCTCTCAAAAGGCCCCCGCAAGATTTTATACCCTCAAGATAGATATTGCTCCCACCGATGACAAGCCAGGGAAAATTCAAGCTGTTACGGTGGAAGACGTGACTTTCCTCAAGTCCCCATCAGAAAAAACTTACGCCCCCCAAACCATCGACCCCGAAGGCATTGCCTTGTCTCCGAGAGGGACAGTCTTTATTTCCAGCGAAGGAGCTATCAACAAAGATATTGCTCCCTTGATTGGGGAATTTGATCTAAAGACGGGACAAATTCAACAACAAGTTCCCCTTCCTCAGAAATATTTACCCGCTAAACAACCCGATGAAAGTCCTCGCGGTGTGGAAAATAACCTAGGGTTTGAACCCCTAACCATTAGTGCTACCAGTACCCTTAAAGATGACCCCTTTCGCCTCTTTACTGCCACTGAAGCCTCTTTAAAACAAGATACCGCAGACACGCCTCCTGTTAACATTCCGGTGCGTCTCCTCCATTATGTCATTAGTCCTATTGGGCCACCTGTGTTAATTGCCGAACACTTATACTTACTCGATGAAACCCCCAAAGGTGCATTAGCCAATGGGTTAACGGAATTATTAGCCCTACCCCAAGAAGGAACTTTGTTAAGTCTGGAACGAACGTTCGGTTTATTTGGTCATGGGGCGAAATTGTTTCAGGTGGTGAATAGTAGTGCTTCTGAGACATCCAATATTGAGAGTTTTAAGGAAGGAATAGCAGGAATTAAACCCTTAAAGAAAAAATTATTACTCGATTTGCAAGAGTTAGGGATTGAGTTAGATAATTTAGAAGGAATGACCCTAGGGCCGAGA